The following proteins come from a genomic window of Megalops cyprinoides isolate fMegCyp1 chromosome 6, fMegCyp1.pri, whole genome shotgun sequence:
- the mgll gene encoding monoglyceride lipase: MSERGADDVPNPDQQHIVNADGQRLFCRYWKPDGPPRALVFVAHGAGEHSGRYSRLAQTLMERALLVFAHDHVGHGNSEGERMSVVDFQIFIRDTLQHVDIVRERHPGLPVFILGHSMGGAISILTACERPDAFTGVVLIAPMVQVNPEAATPFKVVLAKLLNHMLPKLCLGAIESKWISRDQREVDDYDQDELNHHGGLSVSFSVKLLIATQRIEKAIPTITWPFLLLHGDVDKLCDIRGSQMMFENAKSTDKKLKVYEGAYHALHRDLPETADSVLEEVGTWIVERIPA; this comes from the exons ATGTCTGAACGCGGAGCCGACGATGTCCCCAACCCGGACCAACAGCACATTGTCAACGCTGATGGCCAGCGCTTGTTCTGCCGCTACTGGAAGCCTGATGGTCCCCCAAG GGCACTGGTGTTTGTGGCCCACGGGGCTGGGGAGCACAGTGGGAGATACAGCCGCCTCGCCCAAACTCTGATGGAACGTGCCCTGCTGGTGTTTGCACATGACCATG tgggTCATGGTaacagtgagggggagaggatgTCAGTGGTGGACTTTCAGATCTTCATCAGAGACACTCTGCAGCATGTGGACATTGTGAGGGAGCGACACCCTGGCCTGCCTGTCTTCATCCTTGGACACTCCATG GGCGGGGCCATCTCCATCCTGACAGCATGTGAGCGGCCAGATGCTTTCACCGGTGTGGTGCTCATTGCACCCATGGTCCAGGTTAACCCAGAAGCGGCCACACCTTTCAAG GTAGTCTTAGCAAAGCTTCTGAACCATATGCTGCCCaagctgtgtttgggtgctaTTGAGTCAAAGTGGATCTCTCGGGACCAGAGGGAG GTGGATGATTATGACCAGGATGAGCTGAACCACCACGGAGGTCTGAGTGTGTCATTCTCTGTGAAGCTTTTGATTGCTACACAACGGATTGAGAAGGCCATTCCCACCATCACCTGGCCGTTCCTGCTTCTCCATGGCGATGTGGACAAGCTTTGTGACATCAGAGGCTCACAGATGatgtttgaaaatgcaaaaagcacTGACAAGAAGCTGAag GTATATGAAGGAGCATACCATGCTCTTCACCGTGACCTCCCAGAGACAGCTGACTCTGTTCTGGAAGAAGTGGGCACATGGATTGTGGAGCGAATTCCAGCCTAG
- the LOC118778983 gene encoding solute carrier family 26 member 6-like: MNELLLDEVAEKTNVKPSLTNKLRESLRCSAPMLKRFVLGYIPVLSWLPHYSIRDCAVGDLVSGLSVGIMHLPQGMAYALLAAVPPVFGLYSSFYPILVYFIFGTSRHISVGTYAVMSVMIGAVTERLAPDSDFLVLRNDTNMSVVDVVSRDAERVKVAAAVTFLSGLIQVLLSLIHFGFVVTFLSEPLVRAYTTGAAIHVIVSQLKYTFGISPHRYRGPLALLYTVHELCCLLPETNNATLIISAVSIIALIAVKELNTLLFYRLPFPVPVELLAIIIATLISWYFSLNSTYKVDVVGEIPSGLQSPGLPSVSVFGSVFGDAFALSIVGYSISISMGRIFALKYDYKVDSNQELLALGLSNVVGGMFHCFAISCSMSRSLVQENSGGKTQMAGVVSALVILVILLKIGELFQQLPKAILAAVIYVNLQGMVKQFTDIPTLWRRNRVDMLVWIVTLISTLLLNPDLGLVASIAFALLTVIFRTQMPQYSILGQVQGTDIYKPTEEYNRVKQVPGLLIFRSSATLYFANAEMYADALARTSGIDVTEILSLKKKQKEDTLRKERKDAARNEHEMVRSEPQSQSEGNTEVRMGEGPQPDPTPPHTIILDLSPVNFLDTAGVKTLSNIQKDYGKIGVEVFLAGCQNCVIQSLERCGFFNETVTKARLFSSVHDAVLHSLSLH, encoded by the exons ATGAATGAGCTTCTTCTGGATGAAGTGGCGGAGAAAACTAATGTTAAACCATCACTTACGAATAAATTAAGAGAATCGCTGAG GTGCTCTGCTCCCATGCTGAAGCGCTTTGTGTTGGGGTACATTCCTGTTCTCTCCTGGCTGCCCCACTACTCCATCCGGGACTGTGCTGTGGGGGACCTGGTGTCTGGCCTTAGTGTGGGCATCATGCACCTGCCTCAGG GCATGGCATATGCCCTGCTGGCTGCAGTTCCCCCAGTGTTCGGTCTATACTCCTCTTTCTACCCCATTCTGGTCTACTTCATCTTTGGGACATCCCGTCACATCTCAGTGG GTACTTACGCGGTGATGAGTGTAATGATTGGGGCTGTGACGGAACGATTGGCCCCGGACTCCGACTTCTTGGTGCTGCGCAATGACACAAACATGAGTGTGGTGGATGTGGTGTCTCGGGATGCTGAGAGGGTCAaagttgctgctgctgtcaccttcctgtctgGTCTCATTCAG gTGCTGCTGAGTCTGATACATTTTGGCTTTGTGGTGACCTTTCTTTCGGAGCCCCTGGTTCGAGCATACACCACTGGAGCTGCCATCCATGTCATAGTCTCCCAGCTGAAATACACCTTTGGTATCTCCCCCCATCGCTACAGGGGCCCCCTTGCTCTGTTGTAT ACGGTGCATGAGTTGTGTTGCTTGCTGCCCGAGACAAACAATGCAACACTGATCATTAGTGCTGTGTCAATAATCGCACTGATTGCTGTGAAAGAACTCAACACCCTGCTCTTCTACAGGCTGCCCTTCCCTGTCCCAGTGGAGCTGCTAGCT ATCATCATTGCCACACTAATCTCCTGGTATTTCAGTCTGAACTCAACATACAAAGTGGATGTGGTGGGAGAGATCCCATCAGG CCTCCAGTCCCCAGGTTTGccctctgtttcagtttttgggaGTGTTTTTGGTGATGCTTTCGCTCTGTCTATCGTGGGCTACAGCATTTCCATCTCCATGGGCCGAATTTTTGCTCTGAAATACGATTACAAGGTGGATAGCAACCAG GAGCTGCTGGCCTTGGGTCTCAGTAATGTGGTTGGGGGGATGTTTCACTGCTTCGCTATTAGCTGCTCAATGTCCCGCAGTCTGGTCCAGGAAAACAGTGGGGGCAAAACTCAG ATGGCAGGTGTTGTGTCAGCTCTGGTGATTCTGGTGATCCTATTGAAGATAGGAGAGCTCTTCCAGCAGCTGCCaaag GCAATATTGGCAGCTGTGATCTATGTGAACCTGCAAGGGATGGTGAAGCAGTTTACTGATATCCCCACACTGTGGAGGAGGAACCGAGTGGACATG CTGGTGTGGATAGTGACCCTGATCTCCACACTTCTGCTCAACCCTGACCTGGGCCTGGTTGCCTCCATTGCCTTCGCTCTGCTCACAGTCATCTTCAGAACTCAAAT GCCACAGTACTCCATTTTAGGACAGGTTCAAGGAACTGATATCTACAAGCCTACAGAGGAGTACAATCGG GTGAAGCAGGTGCCAGGCTTATTGATTTTCCGCTCTTCTGCCACTCTCTACTTTGCCAATGCAGAGATGTACGCAGATGCCCTTGCACGGACG AGTGGGATTGATGTCACAGAGATCCTGTCACTaaagaagaagcagaaagagGATACactgaggaaggagaggaaggacgCTGCCAGAAATGAACATGAGAtggtgaggagt GAGCCGCAGTCACAGTCAGAGGGTAACACTGAGGTGAGAATGGGGGAGGGGCCTCAacctgaccccacccctccacacaccATCATCTTGGACCTCAGTCCAGTAAACTTCCTGGACACTGCGGGAGTGAAGACACTGAGCAAC ATCCAGAAGGACTATGGGAAAATTGGTGTGGAGGTATTTCTAGCTGGGTGTCAGA actGTGTTATACAGAGTCTGGAGAGATGCGGATTCTTCAATGAAACGGTCACCAAGGCTCGGCTCTTCTCCTCGGTGCATGACGCTGTTCTGCACAGTCTGTCACTCCACTGA